A genomic window from Streptomyces sp. 846.5 includes:
- a CDS encoding transglycosylase family protein — translation MGIRRHVLTVATATLLLWALPRPDGSGAAIGPAPARVTTAVWDALAACESSGNWHTNTGNGYYGGVQISLETWREAGGRAYAARPDQATKRQQIRVAEKILSWQGWEAWPSCARELGLLKPTPGPSPTPQPTPRPTPKPGPTPGPKPRPTPTPEPTAGPTHTPGPKPKPTPTPGPKPKPTAGPTYKPGPKPRPMLTPKPWPTLTPTPTPTPTPAPTPGPAAAPTPRPARYTVKAGDSLAGIATRYGVAGGWPALYQLNRSVIGPDPNRLNAGTVLRLR, via the coding sequence GTGGGCATACGCAGACATGTGCTGACGGTGGCGACAGCGACGCTGCTGCTCTGGGCGCTGCCCAGACCGGACGGGAGCGGCGCGGCGATCGGGCCTGCGCCGGCCCGGGTGACCACCGCCGTCTGGGATGCGCTCGCCGCCTGCGAGAGCAGCGGGAACTGGCACACCAACACCGGCAACGGCTACTACGGGGGCGTCCAGATCTCGCTGGAGACCTGGCGCGAGGCTGGCGGCCGGGCGTATGCGGCCCGGCCGGACCAGGCGACCAAGCGGCAGCAGATCAGGGTGGCCGAGAAGATCCTCAGCTGGCAGGGGTGGGAGGCGTGGCCCTCGTGCGCCCGAGAGTTGGGGCTACTGAAGCCCACGCCGGGACCGAGCCCGACGCCCCAGCCGACGCCCCGGCCGACGCCGAAGCCTGGGCCGACGCCGGGGCCGAAACCCCGGCCGACGCCGACGCCCGAGCCGACGGCTGGGCCGACGCATACGCCGGGGCCGAAACCTAAGCCGACGCCGACGCCCGGTCCGAAGCCCAAGCCGACGGCTGGGCCGACGTACAAGCCCGGTCCGAAACCCAGGCCGATGCTGACGCCGAAGCCGTGGCCGACACTGACGCCTACCCCCACGCCGACGCCCACTCCCGCCCCCACGCCCGGTCCCGCCGCCGCGCCCACCCCCCGTCCCGCCCGATACACCGTCAAGGCCGGTGACAGCCTGGCGGGGATCGCCACCCGTTACGGTGTCGCAGGCGGCTGGCCCGCGCTGTACCAGCTGAACCGCAGCGTCATCGGCCCGGATCCGAACCGACTGAACGCGGGGACGGTGCTGCGGCTTCGGTGA
- a CDS encoding prephenate dehydrogenase — translation MRTAAVIGTGLIGTSAALALSARGIAVHLRDADPDAARTAASLGAGTVEEPEGPVDLAVIAVPPAMIAPVLADCQRQNLARWYTDVASVKAGPRRDIAALGCDTVHYIGSHPMAGAERTGPLAARADLFEGRTWVLTPTPETDTDTLNAALELVALCGAVPVVMDAAAHDRAVALVSHTPQLLASLVAARLEHAEENAVRLAGPGIRDTTRIAGSNPLMWVEILSANAGMVADVLEELAADLGGAVAGLRALQASDEAKREEGASAVEDVLRRGNAGRARIPGKHGAPPTRYETVVVAIGDQPGELARLFAEAGRVGVNIEDVLIEHSTGRQVGLVQLMVAPSAVGRLTEALQERGWQVRADR, via the coding sequence ATGCGCACCGCCGCCGTGATCGGCACCGGACTGATCGGTACCTCCGCCGCGCTCGCGCTGAGCGCCCGCGGGATAGCGGTGCACCTGCGGGACGCCGACCCCGACGCGGCCCGTACCGCGGCGTCGCTGGGGGCGGGGACGGTGGAGGAGCCGGAGGGGCCGGTGGACCTGGCGGTCATCGCGGTGCCGCCGGCGATGATCGCCCCGGTGCTGGCCGACTGCCAGCGGCAGAACCTGGCCCGCTGGTACACCGACGTTGCCAGCGTGAAGGCGGGACCGCGCCGGGACATCGCCGCGCTGGGCTGCGACACCGTCCACTACATCGGCAGCCACCCGATGGCCGGGGCCGAGCGGACCGGGCCGCTGGCCGCGCGGGCCGATCTGTTCGAGGGCCGGACCTGGGTGCTGACGCCGACCCCGGAGACCGACACCGACACCCTCAACGCGGCGCTGGAGCTGGTGGCGCTGTGCGGGGCCGTCCCGGTGGTGATGGACGCCGCCGCGCACGACCGGGCCGTCGCCCTGGTCTCGCACACCCCGCAGCTGCTGGCCAGCCTGGTCGCGGCGCGGCTGGAGCACGCCGAGGAGAACGCGGTCCGGCTGGCCGGCCCCGGGATCAGGGACACCACCCGGATCGCCGGATCCAATCCGCTGATGTGGGTGGAGATCCTCAGCGCCAACGCCGGGATGGTCGCCGACGTCCTGGAGGAGCTGGCCGCCGACCTCGGCGGAGCGGTCGCCGGGCTGCGGGCGCTGCAGGCCTCGGACGAGGCCAAGCGCGAGGAGGGCGCGAGCGCCGTCGAGGACGTGCTGCGCCGTGGCAACGCGGGGCGGGCCCGGATCCCGGGCAAGCACGGCGCGCCGCCCACCCGGTACGAGACGGTCGTGGTCGCCATCGGCGACCAGCCGGGCGAGCTGGCGCGACTGTTCGCCGAGGCCGGGCGGGTCGGGGTCAACATCGAGGACGTGCTGATCGAGCACTCCACCGGACGGCAGGTCGGGCTGGTGCAGCTGATGGTCGCGCCCTCCGCGGTGGGCAGGTTGACCGAGGCGCTGCAGGAGCGGGGCTGGCAGGTGCGCGCGGACCGGTAA
- a CDS encoding MFS transporter: MTQTTVGARTDTPSGVEPASTHRWWVLAVIALAQLMVVLDATVMNIALPSAQHALGFNDSDRQWVITAYSLAFGSLLLIGGRLADLIGRKTVFLVGVVGFAVASALAGAAGNFEVLVIGRALQGMFGALLAPAALSLLNTTFTDARERAKAFGIYGAIAGAGGGLGLLLGGLLTEHLSWRWTLYVNLFFAVLALVGGLILLKPGAPADRPKLDIPGTLLVTAGLFGLVYGFSNAETHHWSSPMTWGFLVAGGLLIAAFGWWQSRAEHPLLPLRVLFDRNRGASFLAVGISGAGMFGVFLFLTYYLQVSRHYTPVSTGLAFLPMIGALIVTAQIATNVLIPRIGPKPVVPLGMGLAAAGMVLLTGLGANSGYTTSVLPALVITGLGLGLVMPPAMSLATDRIDPADAGVASATVNTMQQIGGSIGTALLNTLASSAATSYMVGRTASPTVLAQAQLHSYSTAYWWSAGFFVVGLVLTGALYRRGRISVDPDAPAAVHM; this comes from the coding sequence ATGACCCAGACCACCGTCGGCGCCCGCACCGACACCCCGTCCGGCGTAGAGCCCGCCTCCACGCACCGCTGGTGGGTGCTGGCCGTCATCGCCCTCGCCCAGCTGATGGTCGTGCTCGACGCGACCGTCATGAACATCGCGCTGCCCTCGGCCCAGCACGCACTGGGCTTCAACGACAGCGACCGGCAGTGGGTGATCACCGCCTACTCGCTGGCCTTCGGCAGCCTGCTGCTGATCGGCGGACGCCTGGCCGACCTGATCGGCCGGAAGACCGTGTTCCTGGTCGGAGTGGTCGGCTTCGCGGTCGCCTCGGCCCTGGCCGGTGCGGCCGGCAACTTCGAGGTCCTGGTCATCGGACGGGCCCTGCAGGGCATGTTCGGCGCCCTGCTCGCACCCGCCGCCCTCTCGCTGCTCAACACCACCTTCACCGACGCCAGGGAGCGCGCCAAGGCGTTCGGGATCTACGGCGCCATCGCCGGGGCCGGCGGCGGCCTGGGGCTGCTGCTCGGCGGGCTGCTCACCGAGCACCTCAGCTGGCGCTGGACCCTCTACGTCAACCTGTTCTTCGCGGTGCTCGCCCTCGTCGGCGGCCTGATCCTGCTCAAGCCCGGTGCCCCGGCCGACCGCCCCAAGCTGGACATCCCCGGCACGCTGCTGGTCACCGCCGGCCTCTTCGGCCTGGTCTACGGCTTCTCCAACGCCGAGACGCACCACTGGTCCTCCCCGATGACCTGGGGCTTCCTGGTCGCGGGCGGGCTGCTGATCGCCGCCTTCGGCTGGTGGCAGTCGCGTGCCGAGCACCCGCTGCTGCCGCTGCGGGTGCTGTTCGACCGCAACCGCGGCGCCTCGTTCCTGGCCGTCGGCATCTCCGGCGCGGGCATGTTCGGCGTGTTCCTGTTCCTGACCTACTACCTCCAGGTCTCCCGGCACTACACGCCGGTCAGCACCGGGCTGGCGTTCCTGCCGATGATCGGCGCGCTGATCGTCACCGCGCAGATCGCGACCAATGTGCTGATCCCCCGGATCGGCCCCAAGCCGGTGGTCCCGCTGGGCATGGGCCTGGCGGCCGCCGGCATGGTGCTGCTCACCGGCCTCGGCGCGAACAGCGGCTACACCACCTCGGTGCTTCCGGCGCTGGTGATCACCGGTCTGGGCCTGGGCCTGGTGATGCCCCCGGCGATGAGCCTGGCCACCGACCGGATCGACCCGGCGGACGCGGGCGTCGCCTCGGCGACCGTCAACACCATGCAGCAGATCGGCGGCTCCATCGGCACCGCGCTGCTCAACACCCTGGCCTCCAGCGCCGCCACCAGCTACATGGTGGGGAGGACGGCGAGCCCGACGGTGCTGGCCCAGGCCCAACTGCACAGCTACAGCACTGCCTACTGGTGGTCGGCCGGGTTCTTCGTGGTCGGCCTGGTCCTCACCGGAGCGCTCTACCGCCGCGGCCGGATCTCGGTGGACCCGGACGCGCCGGCCGCCGTACACATGTGA
- a CDS encoding transglycosylase family protein, with the protein MSPAVPQNRVHGRSSACKALPMDAAGAVERDFMIFRRETDAARTTATETEGGRKKSRLRAAVLAGVVVAAPVAGLVTATSASAASTSTWEAVAQCESTGNWSINTGNGYYGGLQFSASTWAAYGGTAYASSADQATEGQQIAVAEKVLASQGPGAWPVCGPQAGLSQGGAAASVDTSSSSSSSAASSSSSSSSSTGSSASTNSSDSAAASSTTSSSASTSSTASGASYTVKSGDTLSSIAAANGTSWQKLYQENKSTVGSNPNLILVGQTLTIG; encoded by the coding sequence GTGTCGCCGGCCGTCCCGCAGAACCGGGTCCATGGACGCAGCAGTGCTTGCAAAGCGCTGCCCATGGACGCGGCCGGGGCTGTCGAGAGGGACTTCATGATCTTCCGCCGCGAGACCGACGCTGCCCGCACCACCGCCACCGAGACCGAGGGTGGCCGCAAGAAGAGCCGCCTCCGGGCCGCCGTACTTGCCGGTGTGGTCGTCGCCGCCCCCGTGGCCGGTCTGGTTACCGCCACCAGCGCCTCTGCCGCCTCCACTTCCACCTGGGAAGCGGTCGCGCAGTGCGAGAGCACCGGTAACTGGAGCATCAACACCGGCAACGGCTACTACGGTGGCCTGCAGTTCTCCGCCTCCACCTGGGCCGCCTACGGCGGTACCGCGTACGCCTCCTCGGCCGACCAGGCCACCGAGGGCCAGCAGATCGCCGTGGCCGAGAAGGTCCTGGCTTCGCAGGGTCCCGGCGCCTGGCCCGTCTGCGGCCCGCAGGCCGGTCTCTCCCAGGGCGGCGCGGCCGCCTCGGTGGACACCTCGTCCAGCAGCAGCTCCTCCGCCGCGAGCTCGTCCAGCAGCTCCAGCAGCTCGACCGGCAGCAGCGCGAGCACCAACTCCTCGGACAGCGCCGCCGCCTCGTCCACCACGAGCAGCAGCGCCTCCACCAGCTCCACGGCCTCGGGCGCGTCCTACACCGTCAAGTCCGGTGACACCCTGAGCTCCATCGCCGCTGCGAACGGCACCTCCTGGCAGAAGCTGTACCAGGAGAACAAGAGCACCGTGGGTTCCAACCCGAACCTGATCCTCGTGGGCCAGACGCTCACCATCGGCTGA
- a CDS encoding ATP-binding cassette domain-containing protein produces MTLEIALLGARVRYGPLEALHSIDLPVPHGRLTVLLGRNGAGRSTALHALAGATPLSAGRVHWYGGASRGAGAAVDITAMGAYARARLGLALVPAEGAVFPSLTVDDHLSRLSAPGRAAALDLFPELGRLLPRSAGTLSGGEQQMLALGVALSRPYRLLMLDEPGRGLAPAVLERLHAALAAAVASGRTVVLAEQSLPTAATAVVDLVHVLHRGSVIFSGEPGEPALAGITEAAAPSPRSVGSDPGR; encoded by the coding sequence ATGACGCTTGAGATCGCGCTCCTCGGCGCCCGGGTGCGCTACGGCCCGCTGGAAGCCCTGCACAGTATCGACCTGCCGGTCCCCCACGGCCGGCTGACCGTCCTGCTCGGCCGCAACGGCGCCGGACGCAGCACCGCGCTGCACGCCCTCGCCGGCGCCACCCCGCTCTCCGCCGGGCGGGTGCACTGGTACGGGGGCGCGTCCCGCGGGGCGGGCGCTGCCGTCGACATCACCGCGATGGGCGCCTACGCCCGCGCCCGGTTGGGACTCGCCCTGGTGCCGGCCGAAGGAGCGGTGTTCCCGTCGCTCACCGTCGACGACCATCTCTCCCGGCTGTCGGCGCCGGGGCGCGCCGCGGCGCTCGACCTCTTCCCCGAGCTGGGCCGGCTGCTCCCCCGCAGCGCCGGTACCCTCTCCGGCGGGGAGCAGCAGATGCTGGCGCTGGGCGTGGCGCTGTCCCGCCCGTACCGGCTGCTGATGCTGGACGAACCCGGGCGGGGGCTGGCCCCGGCCGTCCTGGAGCGGCTGCACGCCGCGCTCGCCGCAGCGGTGGCCTCCGGCCGCACCGTAGTCCTCGCCGAGCAGTCGTTGCCGACCGCGGCGACAGCGGTGGTCGACCTGGTCCATGTGCTGCACCGGGGCTCGGTGATCTTCTCCGGCGAGCCGGGGGAACCGGCGCTGGCCGGGATCACCGAAGCCGCAGCACCGTCCCCGCGTTCAGTCGGTTCGGATCCGGGCCGATGA
- the der gene encoding ribosome biogenesis GTPase Der — MSNEIVGSNAGNGELDPADYAEFMALAAEEGFDAEEIGDLAQAGPLPVLAVVGRPNVGKSTLVNRIIGRREAVVEDKPGVTRDRVHYEATWNGRRFRLVDTGGWEIDVFGLDAMVAAQAELGIENSDAVLFVVDATVGATDTDEALVKLIRRSGKPVVLCANKVDGLSGEADAAMLWSLGLGEPYAVSALHGRGSGDLLDAILDKLPPAPEQTFGGEPLGGPRRVALIGRPNVGKSSLLNKVAKEDRVVVNEVAGTTRDPVDELIELGGKTWKFIDTAGIRRRVHQTAGADFYASLRTSAALEKAEVAVVLIDASETLAEQDTRIISMAVESGRAVVVAYNKWDQLDEERRYYLEREIEQDLVQVQWAPRVNVSALTGRHMEKLVPAIETALEGWETRIPTARLNAFLGELVAAHPHPVRGGKQPRILFGTQAGAKPPRFVLFASGFIEAGYRRFVERRLREEFGFVGTPISISVRVREKRGRKK, encoded by the coding sequence ATGAGCAACGAGATCGTCGGCAGCAACGCCGGCAACGGCGAGCTGGATCCGGCGGACTACGCCGAGTTCATGGCACTCGCCGCAGAAGAGGGCTTCGACGCCGAGGAGATCGGCGACCTGGCGCAGGCCGGCCCGCTGCCGGTGCTGGCTGTCGTCGGCCGACCCAACGTCGGCAAGTCGACCCTGGTCAACCGCATCATCGGCCGCCGCGAGGCGGTCGTCGAGGACAAGCCGGGCGTCACCCGGGACCGGGTCCACTACGAGGCGACCTGGAACGGCCGCCGCTTCCGGCTGGTCGACACCGGCGGCTGGGAGATCGACGTCTTCGGCCTGGACGCGATGGTCGCCGCACAGGCTGAGCTGGGGATCGAGAACTCCGACGCGGTGCTGTTCGTGGTGGACGCCACCGTCGGCGCGACCGACACCGACGAGGCGCTGGTCAAGCTGATCCGCCGGTCCGGCAAGCCGGTGGTGCTGTGCGCCAACAAGGTGGACGGGCTCTCCGGCGAGGCCGACGCCGCGATGCTGTGGTCGCTCGGCCTCGGTGAGCCGTACGCGGTCTCGGCGCTGCACGGCCGCGGCTCCGGCGACCTGCTCGACGCCATCCTGGACAAGCTGCCGCCCGCACCGGAGCAGACCTTCGGCGGCGAGCCGCTCGGCGGCCCGCGCCGGGTCGCGCTGATCGGCCGGCCCAACGTGGGCAAGTCCAGCCTGCTGAACAAGGTCGCCAAGGAGGACCGGGTCGTCGTCAACGAGGTGGCCGGCACCACCCGCGACCCGGTCGACGAGCTGATCGAACTCGGCGGCAAGACCTGGAAGTTCATCGACACCGCCGGCATCCGCCGCCGGGTGCACCAGACGGCCGGCGCCGACTTCTACGCCTCGCTGCGCACCTCGGCCGCGCTGGAGAAGGCCGAGGTCGCGGTCGTCCTCATCGACGCCAGCGAGACCCTGGCCGAGCAGGACACCCGGATCATCTCGATGGCCGTGGAGTCGGGCCGCGCGGTCGTCGTCGCCTACAACAAGTGGGACCAGCTCGACGAGGAGCGCCGCTACTACCTGGAGCGGGAGATCGAGCAGGACCTGGTCCAGGTCCAGTGGGCGCCCCGGGTGAACGTCTCCGCGCTGACCGGCCGGCACATGGAGAAGCTGGTCCCGGCCATCGAGACGGCGCTGGAGGGCTGGGAGACCCGGATCCCCACGGCGCGGCTCAACGCCTTCCTCGGCGAGCTCGTCGCCGCGCATCCGCACCCGGTGCGCGGAGGCAAGCAGCCCCGCATCCTGTTCGGCACCCAGGCCGGCGCCAAGCCGCCGCGGTTCGTGCTCTTCGCCTCGGGCTTCATCGAGGCCGGCTACCGGCGCTTCGTCGAGCGCCGGCTGCGTGAGGAGTTCGGCTTTGTCGGCACGCCGATCTCGATCAGCGTGCGGGTGCGGGAGAAGCGCGGGCGCAAGAAGTAG
- the cmk gene encoding (d)CMP kinase translates to MAHHTAPSGADRSGAPVIVVLDGPAGTGKSTVSREIAGRLGLSFLDTGAMYRAMTYWLLQNGVDVDDAEAVANASAKPVILSGTDADGPTITVDGVDVSGPIRGPEVTAAVSAVSAVPEVRTRLVDLQRGSAAAAPRGIVAEGRDMGTVVFPEADLKVFLTASATTRATRRAAQLGVADPAGVAEILADIERRDAADSGRATSPLAKADDAIEVDTSEMGPEEVISHIMGLVAQRARTVRA, encoded by the coding sequence GTGGCCCACCACACTGCGCCGAGCGGCGCCGACCGTTCGGGTGCCCCGGTGATCGTCGTCCTCGACGGCCCGGCCGGCACCGGTAAGTCCACCGTCTCCCGCGAGATCGCCGGCAGGCTCGGCCTCAGCTTCCTCGACACCGGCGCGATGTACCGGGCGATGACCTACTGGCTGCTGCAGAACGGCGTGGACGTCGACGACGCCGAGGCGGTGGCGAACGCCTCGGCCAAGCCGGTGATCCTCTCCGGCACGGACGCCGACGGGCCGACGATCACCGTCGACGGGGTGGACGTCTCCGGGCCGATCCGCGGCCCCGAGGTCACCGCCGCCGTCTCGGCCGTCTCGGCCGTCCCCGAGGTGCGCACCCGGCTGGTCGACCTGCAGCGCGGCTCGGCCGCCGCCGCCCCGCGCGGGATCGTCGCCGAGGGCCGCGACATGGGCACCGTGGTCTTCCCGGAGGCGGACCTCAAGGTCTTCCTCACCGCCTCCGCCACCACCCGCGCCACCCGCAGGGCCGCGCAGCTGGGGGTGGCCGACCCGGCCGGTGTGGCGGAGATCCTCGCGGACATCGAGCGCCGCGACGCCGCCGACTCCGGGCGGGCCACCTCGCCGCTGGCCAAGGCCGACGACGCGATCGAGGTCGACACCAGCGAGATGGGCCCCGAAGAGGTCATCAGCCACATCATGGGTCTGGTGGCCCAGCGCGCCCGAACCGTCCGGGCCTAG
- a CDS encoding Xaa-Pro peptidase family protein, which produces MAHDAELYPVDRIVRAQKAAAEAGLDALLVSPGPDLRYLTGYQALPLERLTCLVAPASGEPFLVVPLLEQPAAEASPAGDLDLEIVGWRETEDPYELIAKRIGGSARRVAVDNRMWAEKALALRAALPGAEQALAGEVLGALRMRKSAAEIRALRAAGAAIDAVHRAVGDWLRPGRTEREVGRDIADAMIAAGHETVDFVIVASGPNGASPHHELSDRVIRAGEPVVVDIGGTMPSGYCSDSTRNYCVGEAPADYLRAFEVLLAAQTAQCESIRPGITAERLDAVGREIIAEAGYGERFIHRTGHGIGLETHEEPYIVSGSARPLEPGMAFSVEPGIYLPGLHGARIEDIAVCTETGGERLNLTSRELRLL; this is translated from the coding sequence ATGGCCCATGACGCTGAGCTGTACCCCGTTGACAGGATCGTCCGCGCGCAGAAGGCCGCCGCCGAGGCCGGTCTGGACGCCCTGCTGGTCTCGCCCGGACCCGACCTGCGGTATCTGACCGGGTACCAGGCGCTGCCGCTGGAACGGCTGACCTGTCTGGTGGCGCCGGCGAGCGGGGAGCCGTTCCTGGTCGTGCCGCTGCTGGAGCAGCCCGCCGCTGAGGCCTCCCCGGCCGGGGACCTGGACCTGGAGATCGTCGGCTGGCGCGAGACCGAGGACCCCTACGAGCTGATCGCGAAGCGGATCGGCGGATCCGCGCGCAGGGTCGCGGTGGACAACCGGATGTGGGCCGAGAAGGCGCTGGCGCTGCGAGCTGCGCTGCCCGGGGCGGAGCAGGCGCTGGCCGGTGAGGTGCTCGGGGCGCTGCGGATGCGGAAGTCCGCGGCCGAGATCCGGGCGCTGCGGGCGGCCGGTGCGGCGATCGACGCGGTGCACCGGGCGGTGGGGGACTGGCTGCGCCCCGGACGGACCGAACGCGAGGTCGGCAGGGACATCGCCGACGCCATGATCGCGGCCGGCCACGAGACGGTCGACTTCGTGATCGTCGCCTCGGGACCCAACGGCGCCAGCCCGCACCATGAGCTGTCCGACCGGGTGATCCGGGCCGGTGAGCCGGTGGTGGTCGACATCGGCGGCACCATGCCCTCGGGCTACTGCTCCGACTCGACCCGCAACTACTGCGTCGGCGAGGCGCCCGCGGACTACCTCCGGGCCTTCGAGGTGCTGCTGGCGGCGCAGACCGCGCAGTGCGAGTCGATCCGTCCCGGGATCACCGCCGAGCGGCTGGACGCGGTGGGCCGGGAGATCATCGCCGAGGCCGGGTACGGGGAACGGTTCATCCACCGGACCGGCCACGGGATCGGCCTGGAGACCCACGAGGAGCCCTACATCGTCTCCGGCTCGGCCCGGCCGCTGGAGCCGGGCATGGCCTTCTCCGTCGAACCCGGCATCTACCTCCCGGGGCTGCACGGCGCCCGGATCGAGGACATCGCGGTCTGCACGGAGACCGGGGGCGAGCGCCTCAATCTGACGTCACGTGAGCTGCGCCTGCTGTGA
- a CDS encoding TetR/AcrR family transcriptional regulator, producing the protein MTATVRRSRLSSEREAELYQAVIELVREVGYEAMTMDAVAARSRSSKATLYRQWQGKPQLVAAAMRHNRPVKTLDVDTGSLRGDLHRLADEVGDAAEHDTSFMGAIGHAVSSNPDLAAALQEMLIDPERAKLDAMVRRAVDRGEIAADAAAVEFFAHMVLGAVIARKFLEGKFADGEYLSRYVDAVVLPALGVV; encoded by the coding sequence ATGACCGCGACGGTGCGCCGTTCCCGGCTCAGCAGTGAGCGGGAGGCCGAGCTCTACCAGGCCGTGATCGAGCTGGTGCGCGAGGTCGGCTACGAGGCCATGACCATGGACGCCGTCGCGGCCCGCAGCCGGTCCAGCAAGGCCACCCTGTACCGGCAGTGGCAGGGCAAGCCGCAGCTGGTGGCCGCCGCCATGCGGCACAACCGGCCGGTGAAGACCCTGGACGTGGACACCGGCAGCCTGCGCGGCGACCTGCACCGGCTGGCCGACGAGGTCGGCGACGCGGCCGAGCACGACACCTCGTTCATGGGCGCCATCGGCCACGCCGTGAGCAGCAACCCGGACCTGGCGGCCGCCCTGCAGGAGATGCTGATCGACCCGGAGCGGGCGAAGCTGGACGCCATGGTCCGGCGGGCGGTGGACCGGGGAGAGATCGCGGCCGACGCCGCGGCCGTGGAGTTCTTCGCCCACATGGTGCTGGGGGCGGTGATCGCCCGGAAGTTCCTGGAGGGCAAGTTCGCCGACGGCGAGTACCTGTCCCGTTATGTCGACGCGGTGGTCCTGCCCGCGCTCGGTGTCGTCTGA
- a CDS encoding DUF952 domain-containing protein has protein sequence MILHLTTLDGWLAHPDRPYATASLALEGFIHCSPDEKSVLAVANDRFARTQGPLMVLLIDEDALDSPVRWEAAAPAPPPGTPGTTLFPHIYGPVNRSAVAGMLEVERDATGRWATFAAWS, from the coding sequence ATGATTCTGCACCTGACGACGCTCGACGGCTGGCTGGCGCACCCCGACCGCCCCTACGCCACTGCCTCGCTGGCGTTGGAGGGCTTCATCCACTGTTCGCCCGACGAGAAGTCGGTGCTGGCGGTGGCCAACGACCGCTTCGCCCGGACCCAGGGACCGCTGATGGTCCTGCTGATCGACGAGGACGCCCTGGACTCCCCGGTCCGCTGGGAGGCGGCGGCCCCCGCGCCGCCGCCCGGCACCCCGGGCACCACGCTCTTCCCCCACATCTACGGCCCGGTCAACCGCTCGGCGGTGGCCGGGATGCTGGAGGTCGAGCGCGACGCCACGGGCCGCTGGGCGACCTTCGCCGCCTGGAGCTAG
- a CDS encoding pseudouridine synthase → MRSGSNNNGRNSSGGAGGGGRSGGGTPRGAGGGRGGQRGGSTNTGKRRSGSGWEKESPRPEQRSYDRPEYGAKAPGAGRSVGQIRPGGLGGGAGAKRGPAKPVRSRELQAKVEDAVRARHDKPAVKLPKTHGEPEGERLQKVLARAGMGSRRACEELIEQGRVEVNGELVREQGKRVDAAHDEIKVDGLTVATQSYLFFALNKPAGVVATMEDPDGRQCLGDYVNNRETRLFHVGRLDTETEGIILLTNHGELAHRLTHPKYGVTKTYLAAIQGPIPRDLGKQLAKGVELEDGWARADSFKVVQNVGKNYLVEVSLHEGRKHIVRRLLAEAGYPVEKLVRVQFGPIALGDQKSGWLRRLTNPEVGQLMKAVGL, encoded by the coding sequence ATGCGTAGCGGTAGTAACAACAACGGTAGGAACAGCAGTGGCGGCGCCGGTGGCGGCGGCCGCAGTGGGGGTGGCACCCCGCGCGGTGCCGGCGGCGGCCGTGGCGGACAGCGCGGCGGCTCCACCAACACCGGCAAGCGCCGGAGCGGCAGCGGCTGGGAGAAGGAGTCGCCGCGTCCCGAGCAGCGCTCGTACGACCGTCCCGAGTACGGCGCCAAGGCGCCGGGCGCGGGGCGTTCGGTCGGCCAGATCCGCCCCGGCGGCCTGGGCGGCGGGGCGGGCGCCAAGCGCGGCCCGGCCAAGCCGGTGCGCTCGCGCGAGCTGCAGGCCAAGGTCGAGGACGCGGTGCGGGCCCGGCACGACAAGCCGGCCGTGAAGCTGCCGAAGACGCACGGCGAGCCCGAGGGCGAGCGGCTGCAGAAGGTGCTGGCGCGGGCCGGCATGGGCAGCCGTCGCGCCTGCGAGGAGCTGATCGAGCAGGGCCGCGTCGAGGTCAACGGCGAGCTGGTGCGCGAGCAGGGCAAGCGGGTCGACGCCGCCCATGACGAGATCAAGGTGGACGGCCTGACCGTCGCCACCCAGTCGTACCTGTTCTTCGCGCTCAACAAGCCGGCCGGCGTGGTGGCCACCATGGAGGACCCCGACGGCCGCCAGTGCCTGGGCGACTACGTGAACAACCGGGAGACCCGGCTGTTCCACGTGGGCCGGCTGGACACCGAGACCGAGGGCATCATCCTGCTCACCAACCACGGCGAGCTGGCGCACCGGCTGACCCACCCCAAGTACGGCGTCACCAAGACCTATCTGGCCGCGATCCAGGGCCCGATCCCCCGCGACCTGGGCAAGCAGCTGGCCAAGGGCGTCGAGCTGGAGGACGGCTGGGCCCGCGCCGACAGCTTCAAGGTGGTCCAGAACGTCGGCAAGAACTACCTGGTCGAGGTGAGCCTGCACGAGGGCCGCAAGCACATCGTGCGCCGGCTGCTGGCCGAGGCCGGCTACCCGGTCGAGAAGCTGGTCCGGGTGCAGTTCGGCCCGATCGCGCTGGGCGACCAGAAGTCCGGTTGGCTGCGCCGCCTCACCAACCCCGAGGTCGGCCAGCTGATGAAGGCCGTCGGGCTGTAG